Proteins encoded by one window of Emticicia oligotrophica DSM 17448:
- a CDS encoding SMP-30/gluconolactonase/LRE family protein codes for MKKTTISIFMLLFFAVQGFAQEAQSKIIAKGATLTKLSGEFAFTEGPAADAKGNVFFTDQPNDKIYKWSAEDNTISVFMDKTSRSNGLYFDHQGNLLSCADLENQLISIDKNQKITVLVNDFEGKKFNGPNDLWVAPNGGIYFTDPFYKRPYWKHTEMELPEKRVYYLSPDKRTVTIAAREFVAPNGIIGTPDGKTLYVADISGQKTYTFPINSDGTLGERKLFAAMGSDGMTLDKKGNVYVTGKGVTVFDKNGTKIEHIDVKEPWTANVTFGGKDRKTLFITASKSVYTLKMKVKGA; via the coding sequence ATGAAAAAAACTACAATAAGCATTTTTATGCTCCTATTTTTTGCAGTTCAAGGTTTTGCTCAAGAAGCCCAAAGCAAGATTATTGCTAAGGGAGCAACGCTTACCAAGCTTTCGGGTGAATTTGCCTTTACGGAAGGTCCTGCTGCTGATGCCAAAGGTAATGTATTTTTTACCGACCAACCCAACGATAAAATCTATAAGTGGTCAGCAGAAGATAATACTATCTCGGTTTTCATGGATAAAACTAGTCGCTCTAACGGACTTTATTTCGACCATCAAGGCAATCTTCTTTCTTGTGCAGATTTAGAGAATCAACTCATAAGTATTGATAAAAATCAAAAAATAACCGTTTTAGTCAATGATTTTGAAGGTAAAAAATTCAATGGTCCAAACGACCTTTGGGTGGCTCCTAATGGTGGTATTTACTTCACTGACCCTTTCTACAAACGCCCTTACTGGAAGCATACTGAAATGGAATTGCCCGAAAAACGAGTTTATTATCTTTCGCCTGATAAAAGGACTGTGACAATTGCTGCTCGTGAATTTGTTGCACCCAACGGAATCATTGGCACACCCGATGGAAAAACCCTGTATGTTGCAGATATAAGTGGTCAGAAAACCTACACATTCCCAATTAATTCTGATGGTACTTTAGGCGAACGCAAGCTTTTTGCAGCGATGGGTTCTGATGGAATGACATTAGATAAAAAAGGCAATGTTTATGTGACTGGAAAGGGTGTAACAGTTTTTGATAAAAATGGTACTAAAATCGAGCATATTGATGTAAAAGAACCTTGGACAGCCAATGTAACTTTTGGAGGTAAAGACCGTAAAACGCTTTTTATCACAGCCTCAAAATCAGTTTATACACTTAAAATGAAGGTTAAAGGAGCTTGA